DNA from Candidatus Thermoplasmatota archaeon:
CGGCATCACCTGAGCTGCAGGCCAACGAGGTCGTCGAGGGCCTTAAGGAACTCCTCCTCTTTGCCGTCTTTGATAGTCGCGCCCGCGGCCACAGCATGCCCTCCGCCGATGCCTCCGAACTTCTCAGCAGCCTTCTTCAGCGCGGCCGAGAGGTCCATGCCTTTGGACACCAGGTACTTGGTCCCCCTGCTGGACACTTTGACGCTGCCTCTCACCTTAGACAACGCGAAGGTCGGCTTTGACTGGTCCAGGATGTACTGCATCGCGAGCCCGCATTGGGCCCCCGCAAGGGACGGATCGGATGCTGTGAAGTGCTGGATGTGGTCCATGTGTTTCGCGCCGTCCGACTCGATGCTGAGCAGTCGCTCCATGAGTCTGTTGTTGTACTCGCGCCGAAGCTCCCCGGCTATCTCGAGCGATTCCCTGTCCCCCATGCAAAGGGCTACACCGAGGCCTTCGTGATCCATCCGGCCACACGCATTGAGCAGGTCTGCCAGGTCGGCAGCGCTCATGCCCATCGATGGTATCCAGTGGATCTCGGTCACGAGCTCCTCGACCGTCTCCGGCCGGCAACCCTGGCCCATAAGCCTGAGCGAGAGCATCGATGTCAGCTTCCTTCTGTAGACCTCATCTAGCGCTCCCATCGGCGTGCTCGGGTTCAGCTTCATAGAATCGAGGAATGCGAGGACGTTGTCCTTCCTGCCCGACAAGCCCACGAAGTAAGGGTCGACCGAATCCGCGATGGCATCTGCGATAGTAGCGCCCTTT
Protein-coding regions in this window:
- a CDS encoding DHH family phosphoesterase, which codes for MSGSITLPDEFSDSLKHALKIVNSVSHLRVISHYDADGLAAASIMVGALSRCKKQFHLTISKSLDNEIIEGIGREGNEAILLLDMGSGMIDSLETLDARIAALDHHKPIRKSKKVVQANPHFFGIDGMTESCASTVSLLLAVMMDPCNWDLSPIAVAGIIGDRQHMGGMRSVNQQVLDYAKEKGFIDVQRGLNLKGATIADAIADSVDPYFVGLSGRKDNVLAFLDSMKLNPSTPMGALDEVYRRKLTSMLSLRLMGQGCRPETVEELVTEIHWIPSMGMSAADLADLLNACGRMDHEGLGVALCMGDRESLEIAGELRREYNNRLMERLLSIESDGAKHMDHIQHFTASDPSLAGAQCGLAMQYILDQSKPTFALSKVRGSVKVSSRGTKYLVSKGMDLSAALKKAAEKFGGIGGGHAVAAGATIKDGKEEEFLKALDDLVGLQLR